The Cylindrospermopsis curvispora GIHE-G1 genome contains a region encoding:
- a CDS encoding thermonuclease family protein, which translates to MRIIELFLGNDNKVPRMAIRGNSWNCISLLPIVLCCSLMFLLVGCQSKDKTKDSIVQARVVRVVSGQTLEVAKIGEPTNSVSSVRLIGLDAPDLRQYPWGEDARKLLEKLIQDANSDNTTNNNTNSAQITLEFDLQTQDKFGRNLAYVWKDQVLVNEQIIKQGYALFAGRSPNHKYDLRLENAQHWARLMGEGIWNPENPLRLTPGQFRRING; encoded by the coding sequence AGGATTATAGAACTTTTCCTAGGGAATGATAACAAAGTACCCAGGATGGCAATTAGGGGCAATTCCTGGAATTGTATAAGTTTGCTGCCAATTGTACTTTGTTGTTCACTAATGTTCCTCTTAGTAGGCTGTCAAAGCAAGGACAAAACCAAAGATAGTATAGTTCAAGCGAGAGTAGTAAGAGTAGTAAGCGGGCAAACCCTAGAAGTGGCAAAAATAGGAGAGCCAACAAATTCAGTCTCCTCCGTGCGACTAATTGGTTTAGACGCACCCGACCTGCGTCAGTACCCTTGGGGAGAAGATGCCAGAAAATTGTTAGAAAAGTTGATTCAAGATGCCAATAGTGATAATACTACCAATAATAATACCAATAGCGCCCAAATCACACTAGAGTTTGATTTACAAACCCAGGATAAATTTGGACGCAACCTAGCTTATGTTTGGAAGGATCAGGTGCTAGTGAACGAGCAGATCATCAAACAAGGGTATGCTCTATTTGCAGGAAGATCCCCTAATCACAAATACGATTTACGCCTGGAAAATGCCCAACACTGGGCTAGACTCATGGGGGAAGGGATTTGGAATCCAGAAAACCCCTTACGTCTAACTCCCGGTCAATTTCGTCGGATCAACGGTTAG
- a CDS encoding inositol monophosphatase family protein — protein MTNLQVFLDIATEAALAAGVILQDYLGKVEDAISEKGRPGDLVTAADQTAEKAILAVINRHFPEHRILAEESGKLGNQTSQYLWVIDPLDGTTNYAHQYPCFSTSIGLLVEGEPKVGVIYDPLREELFQAAAGLGATRNRRPIKVSTTTELGKSLLTTGFAYDRRETSDTNYPEFCHFTHRTQGVRRGGSAALDLAYVSCGRVDGYWERGLAPWDMGAGIILVREAGGKVTAYNGSDLEIDSGRILATNGYLHQVISDELMQVNR, from the coding sequence ATGACGAATTTACAAGTTTTTCTAGACATTGCTACGGAAGCAGCCCTAGCTGCTGGTGTGATTTTACAAGACTATTTAGGGAAGGTAGAAGATGCAATTAGTGAAAAAGGTAGACCGGGTGATTTAGTCACTGCTGCTGATCAAACCGCTGAAAAAGCAATTCTGGCAGTGATTAATCGTCACTTTCCCGAACACCGTATCTTAGCTGAAGAATCAGGAAAACTGGGAAATCAAACCAGTCAGTATCTTTGGGTAATTGATCCCCTGGATGGCACCACTAACTATGCCCATCAATATCCCTGTTTTTCTACTTCCATTGGATTGCTAGTGGAGGGAGAGCCAAAAGTAGGTGTGATTTACGATCCCCTCCGGGAGGAACTATTTCAAGCTGCTGCTGGTCTAGGTGCAACACGTAACCGTCGTCCCATTAAGGTCTCCACCACCACAGAATTGGGCAAAAGTCTCCTAACTACGGGTTTTGCCTATGATAGAAGAGAAACAAGTGATACTAACTATCCAGAATTTTGCCACTTTACCCATCGGACCCAAGGTGTGAGACGGGGGGGATCCGCAGCCTTGGATTTAGCTTATGTTAGCTGCGGACGGGTGGATGGATATTGGGAAAGGGGTCTTGCTCCCTGGGATATGGGTGCTGGTATAATTTTAGTGCGGGAAGCAGGAGGTAAGGTTACCGCCTATAATGGTAGTGATTTAGAAATTGATTCTGGGAGGATCCTAGCTACTAATGGTTATCTTCACCAGGTCATTAGTGATGAACTAATGCAGGTTAACCGCTAA
- a CDS encoding ATP phosphoribosyltransferase regulatory subunit, giving the protein MVYQPAAGARDLLPLDVAQKRWIEDRLQQVFHRWGYHRIITSTLERMDTLMAGEAIDRHKVIQLQTGQDEELGLRPELTASIARTVVTRMAMANYPQRLYYNANVFRRNWEKRHNRQQEYYQAGVELLGAEGLLANAEVLLLASNCLTALGLNQWHLILGEAGITKSLLNAFPPEMRSQVRMAIANLDRVAIDTLPLGEDLHKQAKIMMDLRGKSGEVLQKVSNFPLDSSQQAAVNHLKSLVELLEAEGKFSLILDLSLIQTIDYYTGIVFEVVGDLNGQAQVLGRGGRYDQLLGLYNPRGENIPGIGFELSIDDLYQVLSSTQQLPQTIPSSNWLVVPEGDNAQVATFAYAQKLRDSADLIRVEMELGGKDPQGVREYAKERSIAQIAWIKSDGTGRIETVS; this is encoded by the coding sequence ATGGTGTATCAACCAGCAGCGGGAGCTAGAGATTTATTACCCTTAGATGTGGCTCAAAAACGCTGGATTGAAGATAGGTTACAACAGGTTTTTCATCGTTGGGGATATCACAGGATTATCACCTCAACTTTGGAGCGTATGGATACTCTCATGGCCGGAGAGGCTATTGATCGCCATAAAGTTATACAGTTACAAACCGGTCAAGATGAAGAATTGGGTTTACGTCCCGAATTGACTGCTTCTATTGCTCGGACCGTGGTTACCCGTATGGCCATGGCTAATTATCCCCAGCGATTATATTACAATGCCAATGTGTTTCGTCGTAATTGGGAAAAACGACACAATCGTCAGCAGGAATATTATCAAGCAGGTGTAGAACTGTTAGGTGCTGAAGGTTTATTGGCTAATGCAGAAGTGTTACTTTTAGCCTCTAACTGTTTGACAGCTCTAGGGTTAAACCAATGGCATTTAATTTTGGGTGAAGCAGGAATTACTAAGTCCCTACTCAATGCTTTCCCCCCAGAAATGAGAAGCCAGGTGAGAATGGCGATCGCCAATTTAGATAGGGTAGCCATAGATACTTTACCCCTGGGTGAGGATCTACATAAACAGGCGAAAATCATGATGGATTTACGGGGAAAAAGTGGGGAGGTGTTGCAAAAAGTCAGTAATTTCCCTTTAGATTCCAGTCAGCAAGCAGCGGTCAACCATCTGAAATCCCTGGTGGAATTATTAGAAGCGGAAGGGAAATTTTCTCTCATTCTTGATCTGAGTCTCATTCAAACCATTGATTATTACACGGGAATTGTGTTTGAAGTGGTGGGTGACCTGAATGGTCAGGCCCAGGTTTTAGGACGGGGAGGTCGCTATGACCAACTGTTGGGTTTATATAATCCTCGAGGAGAAAATATTCCTGGTATTGGGTTTGAATTGAGTATTGATGATTTATATCAAGTTTTATCCAGTACCCAACAATTACCCCAAACTATTCCTTCCAGTAATTGGTTAGTAGTACCAGAAGGGGACAATGCTCAAGTTGCCACTTTTGCTTATGCACAAAAGTTACGAGATTCAGCCGATTTAATTAGGGTGGAAATGGAATTAGGAGGCAAAGATCCTCAAGGGGTTCGTGAATATGCCAAAGAACGCTCCATAGCCCAAATTGCCTGGATTAAATCCGATGGCACAGGCAGAATTGAAACCGTTAGTTGA
- a CDS encoding indolepyruvate ferredoxin oxidoreductase subunit alpha, whose product MPHTIVTETCEGVADCVTACPVACIHEGLGKNMKGTDWYWIDFTTCIDCGICLQVCPVEGAIVPQERPELQKIPQ is encoded by the coding sequence ATGCCACATACAATAGTTACAGAAACTTGCGAAGGAGTTGCAGACTGTGTTACTGCTTGTCCAGTAGCGTGCATTCATGAAGGTCTAGGTAAGAATATGAAAGGTACAGATTGGTACTGGATAGACTTTACCACTTGTATTGATTGTGGTATATGTTTACAAGTTTGCCCAGTAGAAGGAGCAATAGTTCCCCAGGAACGACCTGAATTACAAAAAATACCACAATAA
- a CDS encoding ABC transporter ATP-binding protein gives MINNPENSPKNNSRNNYLLEVENVHAGYIKDVDILQGINFRVGYGELVTVIGPNGAGKSTLAKTIFGLLTPHTGTITFGGEKINGLKCDQIVKKGMCYVPQIANVFPSLTIEENLEMGAFVRNIPLKPLKDKIFTMFPRLGDRRLQRAGTLSGGERQMLAMGKALMLEPRLLLLDEPSAALSPILVTQVFQQIKQINQGGTAIVLVEQNARKALELAHTGYVLVSGKDEISGSGQKLLQDPKVGELYLGAGEVRR, from the coding sequence ATGATAAACAACCCGGAAAATAGTCCTAAAAACAACTCCAGAAATAATTACCTACTAGAAGTAGAAAACGTCCACGCGGGGTACATTAAGGATGTGGATATTTTGCAAGGGATTAATTTTCGGGTTGGTTATGGAGAGTTGGTCACTGTCATTGGTCCTAATGGTGCAGGGAAATCTACCTTGGCTAAAACCATTTTTGGACTCTTGACACCTCACACGGGTACCATCACCTTTGGGGGAGAAAAAATCAACGGGTTAAAATGTGATCAAATCGTTAAGAAGGGTATGTGTTATGTACCCCAAATAGCCAACGTTTTCCCCTCATTAACCATAGAAGAAAATTTGGAAATGGGCGCTTTTGTCAGAAATATCCCCCTAAAACCCTTGAAAGATAAAATCTTCACCATGTTTCCCAGATTAGGCGATCGCCGTTTGCAACGTGCTGGAACTCTATCTGGTGGAGAAAGGCAAATGTTAGCTATGGGTAAAGCTTTAATGTTAGAACCGAGACTACTATTATTAGATGAACCGTCAGCAGCTTTATCTCCTATTTTAGTGACCCAGGTCTTTCAGCAGATTAAACAAATTAATCAGGGGGGAACAGCTATAGTTTTAGTAGAGCAAAATGCCCGGAAAGCACTAGAATTAGCCCATACAGGATATGTATTAGTCTCTGGAAAAGATGAGATCTCCGGATCAGGTCAGAAATTGCTCCAAGATCCCAAAGTGGGAGAATTATACCTGGGTGCAGGAGAGGTGAGGAGATAG
- a CDS encoding Uma2 family endonuclease, giving the protein MVQVAPKLITVNEFITQYGDNNHYELIDGELIEMEPTGPHEQISAFTSRKLNVEIDHQDLPYFTPSRCLVKLLGTNTAFRPDVIVLDQTQLINEPLWQQEPVITSGKLIKLIAEVVSTNWQNDYARKVEDYALLGVPEYWIIDYLGLGGREYIGKVKQPTITICKLIEDEYQKQLFQHDDLLVSAIFPSLQLTAKQLLTAGGSVNMVGRL; this is encoded by the coding sequence ATGGTACAAGTAGCACCAAAACTAATCACTGTCAATGAGTTTATTACTCAATATGGTGACAATAATCATTATGAATTAATTGATGGGGAATTAATCGAGATGGAACCCACTGGACCACATGAACAAATATCAGCTTTTACCAGTCGTAAACTCAATGTAGAAATTGATCATCAAGATTTACCATATTTTACACCTTCTCGCTGCTTGGTGAAACTTTTGGGAACTAATACGGCTTTTCGTCCTGATGTGATTGTACTGGATCAAACTCAATTAATTAATGAGCCTTTATGGCAACAAGAACCTGTAATTACATCAGGAAAATTAATTAAGTTAATTGCAGAAGTTGTGAGTACAAACTGGCAAAATGATTATGCTCGTAAGGTGGAAGATTATGCTTTATTAGGTGTACCTGAATATTGGATTATAGATTATTTGGGTTTAGGTGGTAGGGAATATATTGGTAAAGTTAAGCAGCCAACTATTACTATTTGTAAGTTAATTGAAGATGAGTATCAAAAGCAGTTGTTTCAACATGATGATCTTCTTGTTTCTGCTATTTTCCCCAGTTTACAATTAACTGCAAAACAACTTTTAACTGCTGGTGGTAGTGTAAATATGGTAGGTAGATTGTAG
- the dcd gene encoding dCTP deaminase, whose product MLKNDKWIIEEAKKGMIEPFEPSLLRTIRLESGAEVPALSYGLSSYGYDIRLSPKEFLVFKHIPGTVVNPKKFNPKNLESVDLQHDEDGDFFIIPAHSYGLGVALEKLQIPPNVTAICLGKSTYARVGLIANITPAEASWNGALTLEFSNSSSADCRIYANEGVVQLLFLEGEPCQTTYADRVGKYQNQPERVTLAKV is encoded by the coding sequence ATGCTGAAGAATGACAAGTGGATAATTGAAGAAGCAAAGAAAGGAATGATTGAACCATTTGAACCTAGTTTACTTCGCACTATCAGGTTAGAATCTGGCGCAGAAGTACCTGCATTGAGTTATGGCTTATCTTCCTATGGTTATGATATACGTTTATCACCTAAAGAATTTTTAGTATTTAAACATATTCCTGGAACAGTTGTTAATCCTAAAAAATTTAATCCCAAAAATTTAGAATCTGTGGATTTACAACATGATGAAGATGGAGATTTTTTTATTATTCCTGCACATTCTTATGGACTAGGAGTAGCATTAGAAAAATTACAAATACCTCCTAATGTAACTGCAATTTGTTTGGGAAAAAGCACTTATGCTCGTGTGGGTTTGATAGCAAATATTACACCTGCGGAGGCTTCGTGGAATGGCGCACTTACCCTGGAATTTAGTAATTCATCAAGTGCTGATTGTAGAATTTATGCCAATGAAGGAGTTGTGCAATTATTGTTTTTAGAAGGAGAACCATGTCAAACTACCTATGCAGATAGAGTAGGTAAATATCAAAATCAGCCTGAAAGAGTAACTTTAGCTAAAGTATAG
- a CDS encoding helix-turn-helix domain-containing protein yields MRKLTDSDKTEILKLYRETAETTSTLAERYGVSNSTISRLLKGILPEEDYEYLVSLKRAARTPEGRALVSYEQLPLLGQSQGDEIAATQTPLEDLEPPKVEVTRVDTPEMEVSKPVIKEIRDVVDIQTTPIPAPIIRRVKTRSSATDKPPFAVSPDLEPVKDQATILEETDSQASIIANMFGDDLLDESEDLDDLDDDLYEDEEDFEEEEFERPTPFVTRSRAGDGSVQILPLSVASLPKTCYLVIDRCAELITRPLKDFGDLGAIPIVETQQKTLPVFDNHRVAKRFSTKRDRVIRIPDSRVLHKTSNHLQAKGITRLLIDGQVYSLT; encoded by the coding sequence GTGAGAAAACTAACAGATTCAGACAAGACTGAAATTCTCAAACTCTATAGAGAAACCGCCGAAACTACCTCAACTTTGGCAGAACGCTATGGAGTGAGTAACTCCACCATTAGCCGTCTGCTTAAAGGTATTTTACCGGAAGAAGACTATGAGTATCTAGTTTCCCTCAAGCGCGCTGCTAGAACTCCGGAAGGTAGGGCCCTAGTAAGCTATGAACAACTACCCCTGCTGGGTCAATCCCAGGGGGATGAGATTGCAGCTACCCAAACTCCGCTGGAGGACTTAGAACCTCCCAAGGTTGAGGTAACCAGAGTTGATACACCTGAGATGGAAGTGTCCAAACCTGTAATAAAGGAAATCAGGGATGTTGTAGATATTCAAACGACACCCATTCCTGCTCCCATCATTAGAAGAGTGAAGACACGCTCCTCTGCAACGGACAAGCCTCCCTTTGCAGTCTCTCCAGACCTGGAACCAGTCAAAGACCAAGCTACAATCCTGGAAGAAACCGATTCCCAAGCTAGTATCATTGCTAATATGTTTGGTGATGATTTGCTCGACGAGTCTGAGGATTTGGATGATTTAGATGATGATTTATATGAAGACGAGGAGGATTTTGAAGAAGAGGAGTTTGAAAGACCTACACCTTTTGTAACCAGATCTAGAGCAGGAGATGGCTCTGTTCAAATCTTGCCACTTTCAGTTGCATCACTACCAAAAACGTGCTATTTGGTAATTGACCGCTGTGCAGAACTAATTACCAGACCCCTAAAAGACTTTGGGGATTTAGGCGCTATACCCATTGTGGAAACCCAACAAAAAACCCTGCCAGTATTTGATAATCATCGAGTGGCTAAACGCTTCTCTACCAAACGCGATCGGGTGATTAGAATACCTGACAGTAGGGTGCTGCATAAGACTAGTAACCATTTGCAAGCTAAGGGTATTACCCGACTATTAATTGATGGTCAGGTTTACTCTTTGACCTAG
- the sir gene encoding sulfite reductase, ferredoxin dependent, producing MINSAPSSISDRKPSKVEGIKEKSNFLREPLATEILEDTTHFTEDAIQILKFHGSYQQDNRDNRVKGQEKDYQMMLRTRNPGGLVPPQLYLALDKLADEYGNHTLRATTRQGFQIHGVLKKNLKTVIGTIIENLGSTLGACGDINRNVMAPPAPWKNRPEYQYAWEYAQNVADLLSPQTGAYYEIWLDGEKAITAQEHPEVKAARQKNGTGTIFHDSVEPIYGTHYMPRKFKICVTVPGDNSVDLYSQDLTLVVITNEQGELEGFNVFAGGGLGRTHNKEETFARLADAICYVDKKDVYELVKAIVATQRDYGDRTDRRHARLKYLIQDWGVDKFRAKVEEYFGNKVKPFQELPPFKYQDFLGWNEQGDGKLFLGISIDNGRVKDEGKFQLKTALRTIVEQFDLPMRLTPNQNLIFYDIVPKDRQTIQAILERSGVITNPQTISTLTRYAMACPALPTCGLAITESERAIPGILERIRTLLDKVGLQKEHFVVRMTGCPNGCARPYMAELGFVGSAPESYQVWLGGSPDQTRLAQPIIEKLHHNSIESFLEPIFVFFKKSRQAKESFGDFCDRVGLDAIREFSASYKPEEVVSTSKYRHRVSLQDDIYLQLKQTSERVNKPMTQLVNEALATYLAQLD from the coding sequence ATGATTAACTCTGCACCTTCCTCGATTAGCGATCGCAAGCCTTCTAAAGTAGAGGGGATAAAAGAAAAAAGTAACTTTCTTAGGGAGCCCCTAGCCACGGAAATCCTTGAGGATACTACCCATTTCACCGAGGACGCAATACAAATTCTCAAGTTTCACGGTTCCTACCAACAGGATAATAGGGATAACCGAGTCAAAGGACAGGAGAAAGACTACCAGATGATGCTGCGCACAAGAAACCCTGGTGGTTTGGTTCCGCCCCAGCTATACCTAGCCTTGGATAAATTAGCTGATGAATATGGTAATCATACACTAAGAGCCACTACCCGTCAAGGCTTTCAAATTCATGGTGTGTTAAAAAAGAACTTGAAAACCGTAATTGGGACTATCATCGAAAATCTTGGGTCCACCTTGGGAGCTTGCGGGGATATTAACCGCAATGTGATGGCACCCCCCGCACCTTGGAAAAACCGTCCAGAATATCAATATGCTTGGGAATATGCCCAAAATGTTGCTGATTTACTGTCTCCTCAAACGGGAGCTTATTATGAAATTTGGTTAGATGGGGAAAAAGCCATCACAGCCCAAGAACACCCAGAAGTAAAAGCAGCAAGGCAAAAAAATGGCACTGGGACTATTTTTCATGACTCCGTAGAGCCCATTTATGGCACCCATTATATGCCACGTAAATTCAAGATTTGCGTGACCGTACCCGGTGATAATTCGGTGGATTTGTATTCTCAAGATTTAACCCTGGTAGTCATTACTAATGAGCAAGGAGAACTGGAGGGTTTTAACGTCTTTGCTGGTGGTGGTTTAGGAAGAACCCATAACAAGGAAGAAACTTTTGCTCGGTTAGCAGATGCTATTTGCTATGTAGATAAAAAAGATGTCTATGAGCTTGTGAAAGCAATTGTTGCCACCCAAAGAGATTATGGCGATCGCACGGACAGAAGACATGCCAGGTTAAAATATCTAATACAAGACTGGGGAGTAGATAAATTCCGGGCTAAAGTAGAAGAGTATTTTGGCAACAAGGTTAAACCTTTCCAAGAGCTACCACCATTCAAATATCAAGATTTTCTGGGATGGAATGAGCAAGGGGATGGTAAACTGTTTCTAGGGATTTCCATAGACAATGGTCGAGTGAAAGATGAGGGGAAATTTCAACTAAAAACTGCCTTACGGACCATAGTTGAACAGTTTGACCTACCCATGCGTCTTACCCCCAACCAGAACCTAATTTTCTATGATATTGTCCCCAAAGATCGGCAAACCATTCAAGCCATTTTAGAAAGATCCGGGGTAATTACCAATCCCCAGACCATTTCTACCCTAACCCGCTATGCCATGGCTTGTCCAGCCTTACCCACCTGCGGTTTAGCTATTACCGAATCAGAAAGAGCAATACCTGGAATATTAGAGCGGATTCGCACCTTACTGGATAAGGTAGGTCTGCAAAAAGAACACTTTGTAGTCAGGATGACCGGTTGTCCCAATGGGTGCGCTCGTCCCTACATGGCCGAATTAGGGTTTGTAGGGAGCGCGCCAGAATCCTATCAGGTATGGTTAGGTGGTTCCCCGGATCAAACCAGATTAGCACAACCAATAATTGAGAAATTGCACCACAATAGTATTGAGAGCTTTTTAGAACCCATCTTTGTCTTTTTCAAGAAGTCCCGTCAAGCGAAAGAGAGTTTTGGTGATTTTTGTGATAGGGTTGGTTTGGATGCCATTCGGGAATTTTCAGCTAGTTACAAGCCAGAAGAGGTAGTTAGCACTAGTAAATACCGACATCGGGTAAGTTTGCAAGATGACATTTACTTACAGCTCAAGCAAACCTCAGAGAGAGTAAATAAACCCATGACTCAGCTGGTCAATGAAGCGTTGGCTACCTATTTGGCACAGTTGGACTAA
- a CDS encoding iron uptake porin encodes MQKFLLYLLTSSVLGYAISMSGSALAEDVSKTESSVQVSEPNYISQMTSVSQLSDVQPGDWAFQAIQSLIERYGCVGGYPDGKFRGNRTLTRFEFAAALSACLDRVNELISSATADQVTKQDIANIERLQKQFGPELETFKRRVDTLEAKTTRLEATQFSTTTKLQGQVVAVVSDISARKVDGNPGAGRSATLGARTRLELVTSFTGKDTLFTRLQSNNIRTPDVGTTEAGFYFGGGGASTALSVGALSYKFPIGDKTQVIAVANDGAAEDLTTTITSFNGDGAFGALSTFGTRNPIYSQLGASGLGINHEFNKNLTLSLGYLGGDMSTGSSSAASPASGKGLFEGPYGALAQLTVKPSDRVTLGLTYINSYNLPLAAGSNNATTNFLGNFSSNSYGVQASLGVTPKLRLEGWAGYTKSQLLTGIKGDVDIWNYAVNLAFPDLWKKGNLGGLIVGMQPKVTNASTTLSGLKDKDTSYHLEGFYQFKVNDNITVTPGLIWLTAPNHNKQNDSVIIGALRTTFSF; translated from the coding sequence TGTCAAAAACAGAATCATCTGTACAGGTATCTGAGCCAAACTACATATCCCAGATGACATCCGTGTCCCAGCTATCAGACGTGCAACCGGGGGATTGGGCATTTCAAGCAATACAGTCATTAATTGAGCGTTATGGTTGTGTGGGTGGTTATCCCGATGGCAAGTTTCGTGGTAATCGAACACTGACCAGATTTGAATTTGCCGCCGCACTAAGTGCTTGTTTAGACCGTGTTAATGAGCTAATTAGTAGTGCTACTGCTGATCAGGTAACTAAACAGGACATTGCCAATATAGAGAGACTGCAAAAACAGTTTGGTCCGGAACTGGAAACTTTCAAGCGTCGTGTAGATACATTAGAGGCTAAAACCACCCGATTGGAAGCAACCCAATTTTCCACAACCACAAAATTGCAAGGTCAGGTAGTAGCTGTTGTTAGTGACATTTCTGCTAGGAAGGTTGACGGAAATCCGGGAGCGGGTAGGAGTGCCACCTTGGGAGCGCGGACAAGATTGGAGCTGGTTACCAGTTTTACAGGTAAAGATACCCTATTTACCAGACTTCAAAGTAATAACATTAGAACCCCTGATGTGGGAACTACAGAAGCAGGTTTCTACTTTGGGGGTGGTGGAGCTAGTACAGCTCTTTCCGTGGGTGCATTGTCATACAAATTCCCCATAGGTGATAAAACCCAGGTCATAGCTGTTGCTAACGATGGTGCAGCGGAGGACCTAACTACCACTATTACCAGCTTTAATGGTGATGGTGCTTTTGGTGCTTTATCTACCTTTGGTACGCGTAACCCTATTTACTCCCAATTGGGTGCTAGCGGTTTGGGAATAAACCACGAGTTCAATAAAAATTTAACATTGAGCCTAGGGTACTTGGGTGGAGATATGAGTACTGGAAGCAGTAGCGCTGCTAGTCCCGCTTCTGGTAAGGGTTTGTTTGAGGGACCCTACGGAGCTTTAGCTCAGTTAACTGTTAAACCAAGTGACCGTGTTACTCTGGGACTGACCTACATCAACTCCTACAATTTGCCACTTGCTGCGGGTAGCAATAATGCTACAACCAATTTCTTGGGCAATTTCTCCAGCAATTCCTACGGAGTACAAGCATCCCTGGGTGTTACCCCCAAACTGCGTTTAGAAGGTTGGGCGGGATATACCAAGAGCCAGTTGTTAACGGGTATAAAAGGAGATGTGGATATTTGGAACTATGCTGTTAACCTGGCCTTTCCAGATTTGTGGAAAAAAGGCAACTTGGGTGGTTTAATAGTCGGTATGCAGCCAAAAGTGACCAATGCAAGCACCACTTTGTCCGGACTTAAAGACAAAGATACTTCCTATCATTTGGAAGGTTTTTATCAGTTTAAAGTCAATGACAATATCACCGTCACTCCCGGTCTGATTTGGCTAACTGCACCAAATCACAACAAGCAAAATGACAGTGTTATTATTGGCGCGTTGAGAACTACCTTTAGTTTCTAA